In Runella sp. SP2, the genomic window TTCGGGCAGAACTAAATTGTATCGATTTAGCTAAACTTAATGTGGTTAAAAATCAAAATGAAAGGTATCAACATTACAACGAGTATTTTGGTGTAACCGAAACTAATGAAATGGACACGCTTGAATTAGCCCAAGTTGATGCCATGATTACTTACTGTATGTTACTCGAATTTCAGAATATAAACATTGATGAATTCGAGGTGAGCAACTTTCTGAGAGGAGTAATTTTACGTTGGGAAGTTATTGCATCAGTAATTACAGGTATTGGAGCCAATGCAACAGATTCAAATTCAAACGAGTTGCCGCATTACATCGACACCTCATTGAACGACCCAATCGTTAATGACTGCCGTATTACGACCTGTTTCTTCCGTTGGATGATTTCGCATTACGATTTCGCACTCAATGCCATGTATGCTACCATGTTTAGCAAGCAAGCAAAACAGGAATTAGAAGACCAAAACTACCATGAAGCTGCCATGACAATATCAAAGATTGGTGTTGCAGTTAGAGCAACCACCGTATCTATGGTGTTGGGATCTATGATGCCTAAGGCAGTTTATCAGAACTATATTCGTCCTTCGATGGGTGTAGGGTTTACTGGAAAAGATAACTTGTGGTGGTCGGCATTTATGAATGCAAAGAGAGAGTTGCTTGCTTGTGCGTCTATAAACAAGTCGGGCATTGTTAAAAAGTCGCTTGTCAATTTACAAGAGATTTTATTGCAAGACATTGAGCTTCATACGTGGGTGGCTGCAAAATTGGTAGGGAATAAAACATCTTTAACCATTGACGAGATAAATGAATTTTGTGATGAACAAGACAAAAGTGAAAGATTTGCCACTGCTGACCTTCGGACGTTATTTTTTCTGAGAGTCAAGGAGTTCGATTTTTTAAGTTATTATCCCATTGTTAATCAATTATTTAAAGCCGATTCAAAATGAAAACGATATTTATTGCTTCTGCCGAATTGGTAAAGGAGGCGAAGGTATATTTCAAAGGAGAAGTGGTTGTAAGGTGGGTTAAAGACAAGTTCATTGCCCACCAACGATTCTGCCCCCATCAAAATGCAGATTTAAACGCTGCCTTAGTTAGTGATGATTTAAGGCTACAATGTCCCATGCACCCAATTAAGTTTTGCATGGAAAGCGGTAAAAGTAATGTGCAGAAATGGGCAATTAAAGTTTACGAGACCCTTGTAGAAAACAATCAACTATTCATCAAAATTAATGATAATGAGACAATTGTCGTATAAAATAGAGCCTTCGATTTTGTTGCAACACCCCGATTTCAGTAGGGGTGTTGTAACCTGTCGAAATGTTGATAATACAGGCTTATCAACCATAAACTTTTCGGAACTTAACACGAAACTGACTGCCAATATCGAAAATTTGGCAGAATCAAAACCTGTGAAATCGTGGCGAGCAGTATTTAGACAAATGGGTATTGACCCTACGAAAGACAGAGTTTCATTTGAGGCTCTTACTCGCCGAATACTTAATAATGGCACACTCAAAACCATCAACCCAATCGTTGATTTGGGTAACTATTTCAGTATTTTGTTTCAAATGCCTATTGGTGTGCATCCAATCAAGAATGAGGTTACAAATGTTATTCTGAAAAAAGCGACAGGTCAAGAGTTGTATATGGGATTTGGTAGTGATTATTACGAGAAAGTACAACCCAATGAAATTATTTTGGTAGATAACGATACTGTTTTGACAAGGCGATTCTGTTGGCGGCAATCAAAACAATCTGTTATAGAAATATCCGACCAAAGTATGTTTGTCAATTTTGATTTTATAGAAAAACCAGAGGATGAACAAGTGCAATTGTGTATGAATGAGTTTATGAATGCCATTAAAGTTTTTTCGCCAAATGCCATTTTCGATTCATTTGTCTTAAAGTCTGATAATCAAAAACATGAACTGTGTTTTTAGTTATCTCGTTACTATTTGCCATCAACCAAGGAATAGATATATGCTCTGGAATTACCAACTCCATTAATGAAATGGTAAAACGTATTCAAACAATTATCCCTAATCTAACTATGCCAATCAAAAACAACTCCCCGCCCCCTCAACAAAAAAGCCCTGCTCGACCGTCTGGACAACATACGAACAAGGGCTTTGCCTCCGCAGTACCGCAATGGCTATCAAAGGTAGTCATTGCAATTTGTCAAATCAAAAAAACAAACATACAATGACTTACAAATTTTTTAAAATCATGGTTGTAGCTTCCTTATTGGTCGCTCCTATGGCTTGTCAAAAAGAAAACGAGGCCGTAACGCCTCAAACACCGCCAGTAGTTCACTCTGCCGAATGAACTGGGGCAACAACTTACGCCAAAAATATTAAAAATGCGTACAAATACGACGCTAAAGATGTTTTTATGGGTAATACAAGTTGGGCGCCTTATGCTGTTTTTACAAAACCATCCGAAATCGAATTAAAATACAATTCAGAAAAACAGCGT contains:
- a CDS encoding Rieske 2Fe-2S domain-containing protein — its product is MKTIFIASAELVKEAKVYFKGEVVVRWVKDKFIAHQRFCPHQNADLNAALVSDDLRLQCPMHPIKFCMESGKSNVQKWAIKVYETLVENNQLFIKINDNETIVV
- a CDS encoding B3/4 domain-containing protein, with the protein product MRQLSYKIEPSILLQHPDFSRGVVTCRNVDNTGLSTINFSELNTKLTANIENLAESKPVKSWRAVFRQMGIDPTKDRVSFEALTRRILNNGTLKTINPIVDLGNYFSILFQMPIGVHPIKNEVTNVILKKATGQELYMGFGSDYYEKVQPNEIILVDNDTVLTRRFCWRQSKQSVIEISDQSMFVNFDFIEKPEDEQVQLCMNEFMNAIKVFSPNAIFDSFVLKSDNQKHELCF